One Nonomuraea angiospora DNA segment encodes these proteins:
- a CDS encoding XF1762 family protein, with translation MENHNEIRANAHDGGPAILLRQPNQRLTVTPVAIQTARAFTAWTDRHLAPQAEIVLGVQTDDGTLVGVVFVDGWSSDDEVTAEIVCLSTDGTPNACSALLGAARRAARAAGYRRLIACIRPDERSTSLRAAGFRPAGDSCIVWEASTAGGGR, from the coding sequence ATGGAGAACCACAATGAGATTCGCGCGAACGCGCACGACGGCGGACCGGCCATTCTGCTCAGGCAGCCTAATCAGCGTCTGACGGTTACTCCGGTCGCAATTCAGACCGCGCGGGCATTCACCGCCTGGACAGACCGCCACCTCGCCCCACAGGCTGAGATCGTCCTCGGCGTCCAGACCGATGACGGAACCCTGGTGGGCGTCGTGTTCGTCGACGGCTGGAGCTCCGACGACGAGGTCACGGCCGAGATCGTCTGCTTGTCCACCGACGGCACGCCCAACGCCTGCTCGGCCCTGCTGGGCGCTGCCCGGCGGGCAGCGAGGGCGGCGGGCTATCGGCGGCTGATCGCCTGCATCCGCCCCGACGAGCGGAGCACCAGCCTGCGCGCCGCCGGCTTCCGGCCGGCCGGTGACTCCTGCATCGTGTGGGAGGCCAGCACGGCGGGAGGCGGCCGATGA
- a CDS encoding conjugal transfer protein TrbL family protein — MPHSDLASSATTVSGPFCLPRPLIGISAGRTATRLALATAVVAGSVAAMTAAAAAATPSPSPVPVPSPSPGDVSIENPGGGFGISDWIAGWVNSWFSNLVALAIEPMLKVLAVTLLATPDVTGNARVFDLWKASAVIANSGFVLLATIGAIAAMGHETVQTRYAVKEVLPRLFVAVLATNSSFTLCGKIIEVANALSQALLGQNFDGRRALTTLRSMILPPAQDESFYILLALVAVILMALLLIAFVMRAALVLLLVVAAPLALACLALPYTDGLARFWWRAFTGLLTAQIAQSLTLVMAVRIFFNQDGRLLLGLVPSGQLINLILAICLLVVLVRIPRWMSRRIFAQTAGRGSSVMKIIKYAVAYKFASPVLSALHLTRGARGRAATGARAGQGIQGRVLPPRRPPGSSGPGGPAGSGGPRPPAGPTPRSGPSQGQRRHHPGHQRRSTLITQSSPTPPTHGTNMSSPPQPWWQPPRPLSTGPGHAPRGHHPSQPGRRPVPPAVFLPPVYPGNTTSAGRRTPPGTGGERR; from the coding sequence ATGCCGCACAGCGACCTCGCTTCTTCCGCCACCACCGTTTCTGGTCCGTTCTGCTTGCCGCGTCCACTCATCGGTATTTCCGCCGGTCGGACAGCGACGCGGCTGGCTCTGGCCACTGCCGTCGTTGCCGGTTCCGTTGCCGCGATGACGGCTGCCGCCGCTGCCGCCACGCCATCGCCTTCTCCTGTTCCTGTGCCGTCCCCTTCGCCGGGGGATGTCTCGATCGAGAATCCCGGAGGCGGGTTCGGCATCAGCGACTGGATCGCGGGCTGGGTCAACTCGTGGTTCTCCAACTTGGTGGCGCTGGCGATCGAACCCATGCTCAAGGTCCTCGCAGTGACACTGCTCGCCACCCCGGACGTCACTGGCAATGCCAGGGTGTTCGACCTGTGGAAGGCGAGCGCTGTGATCGCCAACAGCGGGTTCGTTCTGCTGGCCACCATCGGTGCGATCGCGGCGATGGGGCATGAGACGGTTCAGACCCGGTACGCGGTCAAGGAAGTGTTGCCCCGTCTGTTCGTCGCTGTCCTGGCCACCAATTCGAGCTTCACGCTCTGCGGCAAGATCATCGAAGTCGCCAATGCGCTGTCGCAGGCCCTGCTCGGGCAGAACTTCGACGGCCGGCGTGCGTTGACGACCCTGCGATCCATGATCTTGCCACCAGCGCAGGACGAGAGCTTCTACATCCTGCTCGCACTGGTCGCCGTCATCCTCATGGCCCTGCTGCTGATCGCCTTCGTGATGCGGGCCGCGCTGGTGCTGCTGCTGGTCGTGGCCGCGCCGCTGGCGCTGGCCTGCCTGGCGCTTCCCTACACCGATGGGCTGGCCCGGTTCTGGTGGCGGGCCTTCACCGGCCTGTTGACCGCTCAGATCGCCCAGTCCCTGACGCTGGTGATGGCCGTACGGATCTTCTTCAACCAGGACGGGCGCCTGCTGCTCGGGCTCGTACCGTCCGGCCAGCTCATCAACCTGATCCTCGCCATATGCCTGTTGGTCGTTCTGGTGCGCATTCCGCGCTGGATGTCGCGTCGGATCTTCGCTCAAACGGCAGGCCGTGGCTCATCGGTCATGAAGATCATCAAGTACGCCGTGGCGTACAAGTTCGCCTCACCTGTGCTGAGCGCGCTACACCTGACCCGGGGTGCTCGCGGCCGAGCTGCTACCGGTGCCCGAGCAGGACAGGGCATTCAGGGCAGAGTGCTGCCCCCACGCCGTCCGCCCGGCTCCTCCGGCCCAGGAGGCCCTGCCGGTTCGGGCGGCCCTCGTCCGCCCGCCGGGCCGACTCCCCGCAGCGGTCCGAGCCAGGGTCAGCGTAGGCATCACCCCGGCCACCAACGGCGCTCGACATTGATCACACAGTCATCGCCCACTCCGCCGACCCACGGCACGAACATGAGCAGCCCGCCCCAACCGTGGTGGCAGCCACCTCGCCCCCTCAGCACCGGACCAGGCCACGCACCACGCGGCCACCACCCTTCCCAGCCTGGCCGCCGTCCAGTTCCGCCAGCCGTGTTCCTGCCGCCGGTCTATCCCGGCAACACCACGAGCGCTGGGCGGCGTACTCCGCCTGGTACAGGAGGTGAACGCAGGTGA
- a CDS encoding PrgI family protein: protein MSWSVRIPADIEQDDRIVGGFTARQLAILGGTGALLYVAYLIAGERIDLLVFAAGALPIAAAGLLLAIGRRDGVALDRYLLAALRHLVSPKALTSMPEQPTAAPVWAAAHSGPRSAPLRLPAHGVVGDGLIDLGPDGVAAVAEVSTVSFALRTPEEQDALVATFGRWLNSLSGPAQILLRAQRVDLAPTINQLVEGAGALAHPALTTAAHEHASFLADLSARHDLLRRQVLLIIREPADGGQDAAAARALRRVEEAARLLPTCGVTVQLLSAEATGAVLASCFDPAAPPLRADQLAEAGEVITRGEHQ, encoded by the coding sequence GTGAGCTGGTCGGTACGGATCCCCGCTGACATAGAGCAGGACGACCGGATCGTCGGAGGGTTCACCGCGCGTCAGCTGGCCATTCTCGGCGGCACCGGGGCATTGCTGTACGTCGCATACCTGATCGCCGGTGAGCGCATCGACCTGCTGGTGTTCGCTGCCGGAGCTTTGCCCATTGCGGCGGCAGGACTGCTGTTGGCGATCGGGCGGCGCGACGGTGTCGCGCTGGACCGGTACCTGCTGGCCGCGTTGCGCCACCTGGTCTCGCCCAAGGCCCTGACCTCCATGCCCGAGCAGCCAACGGCGGCTCCCGTGTGGGCGGCTGCTCACTCTGGCCCCAGGTCTGCGCCACTGCGGCTGCCCGCTCACGGGGTGGTCGGTGACGGGTTGATCGATCTCGGGCCGGACGGCGTCGCCGCAGTGGCGGAGGTGTCCACCGTCAGCTTCGCCCTGCGCACACCTGAGGAGCAGGACGCGCTCGTGGCGACCTTCGGACGCTGGCTCAACTCGCTCTCCGGCCCGGCACAGATCCTGCTGCGCGCCCAACGAGTGGACCTCGCTCCGACGATCAACCAGTTGGTGGAGGGCGCCGGTGCTCTTGCTCACCCAGCGCTGACGACCGCCGCGCACGAGCACGCCTCGTTCCTGGCTGATCTGTCCGCCCGGCATGACCTGCTGCGTCGCCAGGTCCTACTGATCATCCGCGAGCCCGCCGACGGCGGACAGGACGCGGCGGCGGCTCGGGCGCTGCGGCGGGTGGAGGAAGCCGCGCGGCTGCTCCCGACGTGCGGCGTCACTGTGCAACTTCTGAGCGCCGAGGCCACCGGCGCCGTGCTGGCGTCGTGCTTCGACCCAGCCGCACCGCCCCTGCGCGCCGATCAACTCGCCGAGGCCGGCGAGGTCATCACGAGGGGAGAACACCAGTGA
- a CDS encoding VirB4 family type IV secretion system protein gives MSLHVDPVPSLVAADRLRRQLARLESGLRSDQQHGRLLDPSAEVAAEDAQELASRIARGQARLFRVSIYLTVHAATQNELDEACAQVRALAASLLLDARPVAFRQLQGWVSSLPVAFDNLNTTRTFDTPALAAAFPFTSPDLTAATGPTAVLYGANAASASLVTWDRFAQPNHNSAIIASSGAGKSYLAKLEALRSLYTGVEVAVIDPEDEYARLCEAVGGAYLHLGAPDVRLNPFDLPADGRDALTRRVLFLHTLVAIMLGEPLDKTGKAALDRAILAAFKQAGITFDPATWDRPPPLMRDLVTALTEDAAELAAGLAPYVTGSHRRLFDGPTTTRPDSHLIVFSLRDLPEELKAVGTLLTLDAVWRRVSNPDLRRPRLVVVDEAWLLMKDPEGAKFLLRMAKAARKHWAGLSVVTQDAADLLGSPAGQAIIANSATQILLRQAPQSIDAITDAFNLSEGERQLLLSADRGTGLLAADSGSSRVAFHVLASPTEHRLVTSSPQELAQYEEEDL, from the coding sequence GTGTCGCTCCATGTGGATCCGGTGCCGTCCCTGGTGGCCGCCGATCGGCTGCGCAGACAGCTGGCCCGGTTGGAGTCCGGGCTGCGCAGCGACCAGCAGCACGGGCGTCTCCTCGACCCGAGCGCCGAGGTGGCCGCGGAGGACGCTCAGGAGCTCGCCTCCCGGATCGCACGCGGGCAGGCCCGCCTGTTCCGCGTCTCGATCTATTTGACCGTTCACGCGGCCACTCAGAACGAGCTGGACGAGGCGTGTGCCCAGGTACGCGCGCTGGCCGCGTCCCTGCTTCTGGACGCCCGCCCGGTCGCATTCCGCCAGCTGCAGGGCTGGGTGTCCTCACTGCCGGTGGCCTTCGACAACCTCAACACCACTCGCACGTTCGACACTCCGGCCTTGGCCGCCGCGTTCCCCTTCACCAGCCCGGACCTGACCGCCGCGACGGGGCCAACAGCCGTCCTGTACGGGGCGAACGCGGCCAGTGCCTCCCTGGTGACCTGGGACCGGTTCGCCCAGCCCAACCACAACTCGGCGATCATCGCCAGCAGTGGAGCCGGCAAGTCCTACCTGGCCAAGCTGGAGGCATTGCGCTCGCTGTACACCGGGGTCGAGGTCGCGGTCATCGACCCCGAAGACGAGTACGCCCGGCTGTGCGAAGCCGTGGGTGGCGCCTACCTTCACCTGGGCGCGCCCGACGTCCGGCTCAATCCCTTCGACCTACCCGCCGACGGACGAGACGCGCTCACCCGCAGGGTGCTGTTCCTGCACACGCTGGTCGCGATCATGCTCGGCGAACCGCTGGATAAGACGGGCAAGGCCGCACTGGATCGGGCCATCCTCGCCGCGTTCAAGCAGGCCGGAATCACCTTCGACCCGGCCACCTGGGACCGGCCGCCGCCGTTGATGCGAGATCTGGTAACCGCGCTTACCGAAGATGCCGCCGAGCTGGCCGCCGGACTCGCACCGTACGTGACGGGCAGCCACCGCCGGCTCTTCGACGGACCCACCACCACCCGGCCCGACTCCCACCTGATCGTGTTCTCTCTTCGGGACCTGCCAGAAGAGCTGAAGGCCGTCGGCACGCTGCTCACCCTGGACGCCGTCTGGCGGCGCGTGTCCAACCCCGACCTACGGCGTCCGCGACTGGTCGTGGTCGATGAGGCGTGGCTGCTCATGAAGGATCCCGAAGGGGCGAAGTTCCTGCTCCGGATGGCGAAGGCGGCCCGCAAACACTGGGCCGGGCTGTCGGTGGTCACCCAGGACGCCGCCGACCTGCTCGGCTCCCCCGCCGGGCAGGCCATCATCGCCAACTCAGCCACGCAGATCCTGCTGCGACAGGCACCCCAGTCCATCGACGCGATCACTGACGCCTTCAACCTGTCAGAAGGCGAACGACAGCTCCTTCTGTCCGCCGACCGTGGCACCGGCCTGCTCGCCGCGGACTCCGGCTCCTCCCGGGTCGCATTCCACGTCCTGGCGAGCCCCACCGAACACCGCCTCGTCACCTCCTCCCCTCAAGAACTCGCCCAGTACGAAGAGGAAGATCTGTGA
- a CDS encoding type IV secretory system conjugative DNA transfer family protein produces MTLYDPDALLNLGLEWLRTHGQQIAILLLVSVLVASPSRFLLVRLRHHAAARGARCLEILAPPVADLHGAEALWGNLLGLLRPAWKRVLFGQPHLTFEYVFGAGGVRILMWVPGTVPQHLVDHAIEAAWPSARTTVVEATTPVPLRGRATGGWLMIAREERLPIRHDHDQDPLRALLGAGVGMPVWQHATVQILARPATGRRLSRPGLPAALLRAALDLAIPGHARQHRELDHALRLEHYAEARAVRDKALRPRYEVAIRYAVQADDDNAAKLRRQAIRGRAHAIAAAFALYSGHNRLERRRLLRPAQVLASRRLGRGFLLSIPELAALAHLPTDPAVPGLQRAGANTVAPTPRVAQHGKVLGTADAGHQRPIALRVPDSCHHVHILGPNGTGKSTLLAQMILSDIQAGRGVAVIDAKGDLVADLLGLIPETAGQRIALIDPDDPHSRPALNVLSGPNQDTLVDNLVGIFHKIYADSWGPRSDDILRGCALTLSRSGGTLADIPSLLTDPHYRHQLTERLNDPFLAGFWTWYERLSEQAQSHVTAPIMNKLRAFLLRPFVRDILGSAQSTFDIGDVLNGKILLARLPKGVLGDDTVRLLGSLLLAQVWQAASHRARLGHSRAPSALYVDETQNFLNLPRALSEMLAEARAYGLSIVLAHQHLAQLPHDLHQAISSDARNKVYFSLSPEDARETEHHFSPYLTRHDLANLGAYQAAARLIVRSGETPPFTLRTRPLPTPDSEVAQRVRVAAAQAHGRTPVRPKALPHDDPRQQPNTEGDAHP; encoded by the coding sequence GTGACGCTCTACGACCCGGACGCCCTACTGAACCTCGGCCTGGAGTGGCTCCGCACGCACGGCCAGCAGATAGCGATCTTGCTTCTGGTCAGCGTGCTCGTAGCGAGTCCGAGCCGGTTCCTGCTCGTACGGCTGCGCCACCACGCCGCCGCCCGAGGAGCACGCTGCCTGGAGATCTTGGCTCCGCCGGTCGCGGACCTGCACGGCGCCGAGGCGCTGTGGGGCAACCTGCTCGGGCTGCTGCGCCCGGCGTGGAAGCGAGTCCTCTTCGGCCAACCACACCTGACCTTCGAGTACGTCTTCGGTGCTGGTGGGGTGCGGATCCTCATGTGGGTTCCCGGCACCGTCCCCCAGCACCTGGTGGATCACGCGATCGAGGCCGCCTGGCCCTCCGCGCGTACGACTGTCGTGGAGGCGACCACGCCGGTGCCGCTGAGGGGGCGTGCCACCGGCGGGTGGCTCATGATCGCCCGAGAGGAGCGGTTGCCGATCCGGCACGACCACGACCAGGACCCCCTCCGTGCCTTGCTCGGCGCGGGGGTGGGCATGCCAGTCTGGCAGCACGCCACAGTGCAGATCCTGGCCCGTCCGGCCACCGGCCGCCGCCTCTCCCGCCCAGGACTCCCTGCAGCGCTGCTGCGCGCCGCCCTCGATCTCGCCATCCCGGGGCATGCTCGCCAGCACCGGGAGCTGGATCATGCCCTACGGCTGGAGCACTACGCCGAGGCCCGCGCCGTCCGAGACAAAGCCCTCCGCCCCCGCTATGAAGTGGCCATCCGCTACGCCGTCCAAGCGGACGATGACAACGCGGCCAAGCTGCGCCGCCAGGCCATCCGCGGGCGGGCACACGCGATCGCCGCCGCCTTCGCCCTCTACTCCGGACACAACCGCCTGGAACGGCGCCGACTGCTCCGACCTGCGCAGGTGCTGGCGTCCCGCCGTCTCGGACGCGGGTTCCTGCTGTCGATCCCTGAACTCGCCGCGCTCGCTCACCTCCCGACCGATCCCGCCGTCCCAGGCCTACAACGAGCCGGGGCGAACACGGTCGCTCCCACGCCACGAGTCGCCCAGCACGGCAAGGTGCTCGGAACCGCAGACGCAGGCCACCAGCGACCCATCGCGCTCCGCGTACCCGACTCCTGCCATCACGTGCACATCCTCGGCCCGAACGGCACCGGCAAGAGCACCCTGCTCGCCCAGATGATCCTGTCCGACATCCAGGCCGGACGCGGCGTCGCCGTCATCGACGCCAAGGGCGACCTGGTCGCCGACCTCCTCGGCCTCATCCCCGAAACCGCCGGACAGCGCATCGCGCTCATCGACCCCGACGACCCCCATTCCCGGCCCGCGCTCAATGTTCTGAGCGGCCCGAACCAGGACACCCTCGTGGACAACCTGGTCGGCATCTTCCACAAGATCTACGCCGACTCGTGGGGACCACGCAGCGACGACATCCTGCGCGGCTGCGCTCTCACCCTGTCCCGCAGCGGCGGAACCCTCGCCGACATCCCCTCCCTGCTCACCGACCCCCACTACCGCCACCAGCTCACCGAACGCCTGAACGACCCGTTCCTGGCAGGGTTCTGGACCTGGTACGAACGCCTGTCGGAGCAGGCCCAATCCCACGTCACCGCGCCGATCATGAACAAACTCCGCGCGTTCCTGCTCCGCCCCTTCGTCCGCGACATCCTCGGCTCTGCCCAATCCACCTTCGACATCGGCGACGTCCTGAACGGCAAGATCCTGCTCGCCCGCCTGCCCAAAGGCGTCCTCGGCGACGACACCGTCCGCCTGCTCGGCTCACTCCTGCTCGCCCAGGTCTGGCAGGCCGCCTCCCACCGCGCCCGCCTCGGCCACAGCCGCGCCCCCTCCGCCCTGTACGTCGACGAAACCCAGAACTTCCTGAATCTCCCTCGCGCGCTGTCAGAGATGCTCGCCGAAGCCCGCGCCTACGGCCTCTCGATCGTCCTGGCCCACCAGCACCTGGCCCAGCTCCCCCACGACCTCCATCAAGCCATCAGCTCGGACGCCCGCAACAAGGTCTACTTCTCGCTCTCTCCCGAAGACGCCCGGGAGACTGAACACCACTTCAGCCCGTACCTCACCCGCCACGACCTGGCCAATCTCGGCGCCTACCAAGCCGCCGCCCGCCTCATCGTCCGTTCCGGTGAGACCCCGCCCTTCACCCTGCGCACCCGCCCCCTCCCCACCCCGGATTCCGAGGTCGCGCAACGCGTCCGGGTCGCCGCCGCCCAAGCCCACGGCCGTACCCCGGTCCGTCCCAAAGCCCTGCCGCACGACGACCCGCGGCAGCAGCCCAACACCGAAGGAGACGCTCACCCATGA
- a CDS encoding replication-relaxation family protein produces the protein MNEHYTPAVMASLATQLTSRDRHLLRLVWTHKVLTSHQITRIAFNDPTTARHRLVKLHHIGVLNRFRPKPPTGSAPWHYVLGEPGAVVLATEDGIELAEFGYRRDRVLSIAYSQRLAHTVGTNDVFAHLSGTARQTTGCHLHTWWPEGLCATQWGTHVRPDAYGRWTENGQTVDFFLEYDTGTETIGRVVAKLDGYAALTAATGITTPVLFLTSSARRESTVQDRLRLRAIQTSVPCATAVTGSSPHGPVWLPHNRRNQRLRLAELANHWPQPGAPC, from the coding sequence ATGAACGAGCACTACACGCCAGCCGTCATGGCCTCACTCGCCACCCAGCTCACCAGCCGCGACCGGCACCTGCTCCGCCTCGTCTGGACCCACAAGGTGCTGACCAGCCACCAAATCACTCGCATCGCCTTCAACGACCCGACCACGGCGCGCCACCGTCTGGTCAAGCTGCATCACATCGGCGTCCTGAACCGCTTCCGTCCCAAACCGCCGACCGGTTCCGCCCCCTGGCACTACGTGCTCGGCGAACCCGGCGCCGTCGTGCTAGCCACCGAAGACGGCATCGAGTTGGCCGAATTCGGCTACCGCCGCGACCGCGTCCTGTCCATCGCCTACAGCCAGCGTCTGGCCCACACCGTCGGCACCAACGACGTCTTCGCCCACCTGTCCGGCACCGCCCGCCAGACCACCGGATGCCACCTGCATACCTGGTGGCCAGAAGGACTCTGCGCCACCCAATGGGGCACCCACGTCCGCCCCGACGCCTACGGCCGATGGACCGAGAACGGCCAGACGGTGGACTTCTTCCTCGAATACGACACCGGCACCGAAACCATCGGCCGAGTCGTGGCCAAACTGGACGGCTACGCCGCCCTCACCGCGGCCACCGGCATCACCACACCCGTTCTGTTCCTGACCAGTTCCGCACGCAGAGAGAGCACCGTGCAGGACCGCCTCCGACTACGCGCCATCCAGACTTCGGTGCCCTGCGCCACCGCCGTCACCGGCTCCAGCCCGCATGGTCCCGTCTGGCTCCCCCATAACCGCCGAAACCAGCGGCTGCGGCTGGCCGAACTCGCCAACCACTGGCCCCAACCGGGGGCTCCCTGTTGA
- a CDS encoding C40 family peptidase: MIAETGLSSIFAAAASLMGAIVLLAAVAGGAYVTTTTTTATCDGTSPEPLSVEPCGQFPKVIPAEGLAGPELGLIAVQTALHMRGVPYSWGGGNANGPSFGIDQGAHIRGFDCSGLAEYAWAKAGARIGGHTSAQWNAGVRVPRSQIRPGDLIFFATNPARPSTIHHVGIAVDATRMVHAPSTGSTVRIDTWAGVPYREQEFIGAIRPAS; encoded by the coding sequence TTGATCGCAGAAACCGGGCTGTCATCGATCTTCGCTGCAGCCGCCAGCCTAATGGGTGCCATCGTCCTCCTCGCCGCAGTCGCCGGAGGTGCTTACGTCACAACCACGACGACCACCGCAACGTGCGACGGCACCAGCCCCGAACCACTCTCGGTGGAACCGTGTGGGCAGTTCCCCAAGGTGATACCTGCTGAAGGGCTCGCAGGACCTGAGCTCGGACTGATCGCCGTGCAAACCGCGCTGCACATGCGCGGCGTCCCGTACTCCTGGGGCGGCGGCAACGCCAACGGGCCCAGCTTCGGCATCGATCAGGGTGCCCACATTCGCGGGTTCGACTGCTCCGGCCTGGCCGAATACGCCTGGGCCAAGGCGGGAGCCCGAATCGGCGGACACACCTCCGCTCAATGGAACGCAGGCGTCCGCGTCCCCAGAAGCCAGATCCGCCCAGGAGATCTGATTTTCTTCGCCACCAACCCCGCCCGTCCTTCAACGATTCACCACGTCGGCATCGCCGTCGACGCCACCCGCATGGTGCACGCACCCTCCACCGGCAGCACCGTACGCATCGACACCTGGGCAGGCGTCCCCTACCGCGAACAAGAATTCATCGGCGCCATCCGACCTGCGTCATAA